A genomic segment from Sulfitobacter indolifex encodes:
- a CDS encoding endonuclease toxin domain-containing protein encodes MGGLGERTPDNFKTFDFFDEDRGLATSAKTLETRAPGYVDRPSRIFGALKRYIDQIDHFEYDNKKGIEISADEIDIKRLELAVPDGTTPEQFTQIQRAIDYAESLGIDVEVSRIR; translated from the coding sequence TTGGGCGGTTTGGGAGAGCGCACGCCCGACAACTTCAAGACGTTCGATTTCTTCGACGAAGATCGAGGCCTTGCCACAAGCGCAAAGACGCTCGAAACCCGCGCGCCGGGATATGTGGACCGGCCCAGTCGTATTTTTGGTGCTTTGAAGCGTTACATCGACCAAATTGACCACTTCGAGTACGACAACAAGAAGGGCATTGAAATCAGCGCGGACGAAATCGACATCAAACGCCTGGAACTTGCCGTGCCCGACGGAACCACCCCGGAACAGTTTACTCAAATTCAACGTGCGATAGACTACGCTGAGAGTTTGGGGATCGACGTAGAAGTGAGCCGTATCCGATGA
- a CDS encoding aspartate aminotransferase family protein gives MDVRPNSDEARDIAYHFHSYTNAEAHEKIGPLIIESGEGIHVTDSNGNRYIEGMSGLWSVAVGFNEQRLVDVASRQMQKLPYYHNFSHRSHGPAIDLAEKLIEIAPVPMSKVFYTNSGSEANDTIVKMVWYRSNALGKPEKKKIISRLRGYHGVTVAAASMTGLPYNHKSFDLPMEGILHTTCPHYWREGQDGESEEAFASRCAQDLDDMIQSEGPETVAAFIAEPVMGAGGVVVPPATYWEKIQAVLAKYDILLIADEVICGFGRTGNMFGSTTFDIKPDILTMSKQITSSYFPFSAFMINDRVYQPIADESGRIGVLGHGYTGGGHPVGAAVALENIKIIEERDLVANAAERGAELQAGLTDLTSHPLVGEARGIGLIGALELIAPEGKSGDFAPGKLGAQMNAIMLRNGLISRNMTDAMAFCPPLIVGANDVREIIQITKKSLEELAADINGAA, from the coding sequence ATGGATGTGCGACCAAATTCAGACGAAGCCCGTGATATCGCTTATCATTTTCACAGCTATACCAATGCCGAAGCGCATGAAAAAATTGGTCCGCTGATCATTGAATCAGGCGAGGGAATCCACGTCACCGACTCAAACGGCAACCGCTATATCGAGGGCATGTCCGGCCTTTGGAGCGTGGCAGTCGGGTTCAACGAACAACGCCTTGTGGATGTCGCCAGCCGGCAAATGCAAAAGCTGCCTTACTACCACAACTTCTCGCACCGCTCGCATGGTCCGGCGATTGATCTTGCTGAAAAGCTGATCGAAATAGCCCCCGTGCCAATGAGCAAGGTTTTCTATACCAACTCGGGCTCCGAGGCGAACGATACGATCGTCAAGATGGTCTGGTATCGCTCGAACGCGCTCGGCAAGCCCGAGAAAAAGAAGATCATCTCGCGCCTGCGCGGCTATCACGGCGTGACAGTCGCAGCCGCGTCGATGACGGGTCTGCCCTATAACCACAAGTCCTTCGATCTGCCGATGGAGGGCATCTTGCACACCACTTGCCCGCACTACTGGCGCGAAGGTCAGGACGGCGAAAGCGAAGAAGCTTTTGCGTCACGCTGTGCCCAAGATCTTGATGATATGATCCAATCAGAGGGCCCCGAAACTGTAGCCGCATTCATCGCCGAGCCTGTCATGGGCGCGGGCGGTGTTGTTGTTCCTCCGGCGACCTACTGGGAGAAAATCCAAGCGGTTCTGGCGAAATACGATATCCTTCTTATCGCAGATGAAGTGATTTGCGGTTTTGGCCGCACGGGCAACATGTTTGGCTCTACAACCTTTGACATAAAGCCCGACATTCTCACCATGTCCAAGCAGATCACCTCCAGCTATTTCCCCTTTTCGGCTTTCATGATCAACGATCGGGTCTATCAGCCAATCGCCGACGAAAGCGGGCGCATCGGTGTTCTGGGGCATGGCTATACGGGCGGTGGCCACCCCGTCGGCGCAGCCGTAGCGCTGGAAAACATCAAGATTATCGAAGAGCGCGATCTTGTGGCCAATGCCGCCGAACGCGGTGCAGAATTGCAAGCTGGATTGACCGACCTGACGTCCCACCCTCTCGTTGGAGAGGCACGTGGCATTGGCCTCATAGGCGCACTTGAATTGATCGCCCCAGAGGGTAAATCAGGCGATTTTGCCCCTGGAAAACTCGGCGCCCAAATGAACGCAATCATGCTGCGCAACGGCCTCATCTCACGTAATATGACAGACGCGATGGCATTTTGTCCGCCATTGATAGTGGGCGCGAATGACGTGCGAGAAATCATCCAGATCACAAAAAAGAGTCTGGAGGAACTGGCCGCAGACATAAACGGGGCCGCCTAG
- a CDS encoding hydantoinase/oxoprolinase family protein: MKNTRVAVDVGGTFTDVVIMDETTGAIRIEKTSSTPDDPMVAILNGIDQGGIDLSEVSMFSHGTTVATNALITRNLARSAMICTEGFRDVVEIRRANKEDLWDTYKDVAKPYIPRRDRLTVRECVDANGTVLEKLDEKEALRIAHVLKKRKVASVAVCFMNSYTNGANEERMRDILLSVMPDVPVSISSQVLPEIFEHERFSTTMANAVVSPSVVDYVARLEGKLADGGYERDLLLLHTGGGVMTPASVKDFAARLAGSGIAAGAIASRFIGNLCGFDNSIGFDMGGTSTDVSLVYEGKSRVTKDWYIEYGYPIRFPSIEVLTIGAGGGSLAWKDEGGSLRNGPQSAGAFPGPACYKNGNEVATNTDANVVLGRLGTSLAGGKITLDPALAEASVRETVAEPFGMELHEAAEAVVAVANANMANAVRLLSISRGYDPRDFALVAFGGAGALHGAAIAKELSIPTVIIPPNPGVTSALGCLLVDIQHDFSDSFMAAAADTKPEDLEAAFERLEAMAADRLKHEGVAPKDIVMQRTVEMMYQGQWRALAVSAPSKVTDIEALIDGFHSEHQREFNFRRDDAPVSIFRVGLTATGMVPKAELQKHEVRKNKPKTDKTRDVWFDGKAHTAMIFERENLTAGATFDGPAIVEQFDSTTVIPPNTTAEVDQYMNILIRVQE, encoded by the coding sequence ATGAAGAACACAAGAGTTGCCGTAGATGTGGGTGGGACGTTTACCGACGTCGTCATTATGGACGAAACAACGGGTGCGATCCGCATCGAAAAGACGTCATCGACACCGGATGACCCGATGGTTGCCATTCTCAACGGGATTGATCAGGGCGGCATCGACCTCAGCGAGGTGTCGATGTTTTCGCACGGGACAACCGTGGCAACAAACGCGCTGATCACACGTAATTTGGCGCGCTCTGCGATGATCTGCACCGAAGGGTTCCGCGACGTGGTCGAAATCCGCCGGGCCAACAAGGAGGATCTGTGGGACACCTACAAAGATGTGGCCAAGCCCTACATCCCGCGTCGGGACCGTCTGACCGTCCGTGAATGCGTCGACGCGAACGGCACGGTTCTGGAAAAGCTGGACGAAAAAGAAGCGCTGCGCATCGCGCATGTTTTGAAGAAGCGCAAAGTCGCCTCTGTTGCTGTCTGCTTTATGAACTCTTACACCAATGGGGCCAATGAAGAGCGGATGCGAGACATTCTGCTGAGTGTGATGCCGGATGTGCCGGTGTCGATCTCTTCACAGGTCCTGCCGGAGATTTTTGAGCACGAGCGTTTCTCGACAACGATGGCAAACGCGGTCGTGTCGCCTTCGGTCGTTGATTATGTAGCGCGCCTTGAGGGTAAGCTGGCTGACGGCGGCTACGAACGCGATCTGCTGTTGCTGCACACGGGCGGCGGCGTGATGACCCCGGCCAGCGTTAAAGACTTTGCCGCGCGTCTGGCAGGGTCGGGCATTGCCGCGGGCGCGATTGCCAGCCGCTTTATTGGCAACCTTTGCGGGTTTGACAATTCTATCGGTTTTGACATGGGCGGGACCAGCACGGACGTATCCTTGGTGTATGAAGGCAAGTCGCGTGTCACCAAAGACTGGTATATCGAATATGGCTATCCGATCCGGTTCCCGTCGATCGAAGTGCTGACCATTGGTGCGGGCGGCGGATCTCTGGCGTGGAAAGACGAAGGCGGGTCACTGCGCAACGGACCGCAATCTGCGGGCGCCTTCCCTGGGCCTGCCTGCTACAAGAACGGCAATGAAGTGGCCACAAACACGGACGCCAATGTTGTGCTGGGCCGCCTTGGCACATCGCTCGCGGGGGGCAAGATTACCCTTGATCCCGCCCTGGCCGAAGCGTCGGTCAGAGAGACTGTGGCCGAGCCTTTCGGAATGGAGCTGCACGAAGCCGCCGAAGCCGTGGTTGCGGTTGCAAACGCAAATATGGCCAATGCGGTGCGTTTGCTGTCGATTAGCCGAGGTTATGACCCACGGGACTTCGCGCTTGTGGCGTTTGGCGGAGCCGGGGCGTTGCATGGTGCGGCAATTGCCAAGGAGTTGTCGATCCCGACTGTCATTATCCCGCCCAATCCGGGTGTGACATCGGCTCTGGGTTGCCTGCTGGTCGATATCCAGCACGACTTCTCAGACAGCTTCATGGCTGCTGCGGCTGATACCAAGCCGGAGGATTTGGAGGCCGCCTTCGAGCGGCTGGAGGCCATGGCCGCTGATCGTTTGAAGCACGAAGGCGTAGCGCCCAAGGACATTGTCATGCAGCGCACGGTCGAGATGATGTATCAGGGCCAATGGCGTGCCTTGGCAGTATCTGCGCCGTCCAAGGTCACCGATATTGAGGCCTTGATCGACGGGTTCCACAGCGAACACCAGCGCGAATTCAACTTCCGCCGGGATGACGCACCGGTGTCGATCTTCCGTGTGGGGCTGACGGCGACGGGTATGGTTCCCAAGGCCGAGCTGCAAAAGCACGAGGTGAGGAAGAACAAGCCCAAGACCGACAAGACACGCGATGTCTGGTTTGACGGCAAGGCCCACACGGCGATGATTTTCGAGCGTGAAAACCTGACCGCCGGTGCGACCTTTGATGGCCCCGCCATTGTCGAGCAGTTCGATTCAACCACCGTAATTCCGCCGAACACGACTGCTGAAGTCGATCAATACATGAACATTCTCATCCGAGTGCAGGAGTAA
- a CDS encoding contact-dependent growth inhibition system immunity protein: protein MKKVLTTEEWIAKRRAEAAERKKRSKPPKERKSAFVTSYRKFTEIASQAVYGSAHLDPKGYHEYLPPDLTALEIAGHARAALLASRFITPKHPEWDDVIRIPTKEEFKAWEEADKARAGVKTLKALFNGAGHVSLTLRDGKIAIKPTRYRGHGHWEGIRGQEDTVLPEDVSVEELGRAILDALDISRSA from the coding sequence ATGAAAAAAGTCCTGACCACAGAAGAATGGATTGCGAAACGGCGTGCTGAAGCGGCGGAGCGAAAAAAGCGCTCCAAGCCTCCCAAAGAACGCAAAAGTGCCTTTGTTACGAGCTATCGCAAATTCACGGAAATCGCCTCACAAGCGGTGTATGGTAGCGCGCATTTGGACCCCAAGGGATATCATGAGTATCTACCGCCAGACCTAACTGCGCTCGAAATCGCTGGCCACGCGCGGGCCGCCCTTTTGGCCAGCCGGTTCATCACGCCAAAACATCCAGAGTGGGACGACGTCATCCGGATTCCGACAAAGGAAGAATTCAAGGCGTGGGAGGAAGCAGACAAGGCGCGCGCTGGTGTCAAGACTTTGAAAGCGCTGTTTAACGGTGCGGGCCATGTTTCGTTAACATTGCGGGACGGCAAGATCGCAATCAAGCCAACGCGCTATCGCGGACATGGCCATTGGGAGGGTATTCGCGGCCAAGAAGATACGGTCTTGCCGGAAGACGTGTCAGTCGAAGAGCTTGGCAGGGCTATTCTGGACGCACTGGACATAAGCCGCTCAGCGTAG
- a CDS encoding hydantoinase B/oxoprolinase family protein → MSDSKALDPVTFEVLKNSFITSVDQMAEQMLRTCYSFVIYNRDFSNALHDAEGNSVAQGNDDIAVHVGTLHFTCKDVIRVFKGDMMPGDIYAINDPYAGGTHFSDVRLVRPIFDEDELIGFSQSNGHWSDLGGSVPGSFDVTAKDMFREAVRITPVRLFRAGDFCSDVANLIANNTRDPASIIGDIHSQAQATQVAEREILRLVRKYGREQVKQGMNEVQDYVERAVRQRIAALPDGTWKSVDYIDRDPSGGEGMIPIHIKMTIKGDQIHYDFEGSHPTIGSMYNSAPGATFSAVVAGMKTFFPDLPLNSGFYRMLSVAAPENSVVSAQWPTAVTGFLMPFEKIMNSVFEMWSEIMPERAIACAFNLEYLLAGGTDKRREEDSTFMFYEWLPGGWGGRRGKDGSDVTTACFGTGLMSQPNEGNERVNPTRTLEFQIKKDSAGPGKWRGGTGVQKTSLLLESEKSVMSYVCDRERAVVWGVDGGLPSMPHGLTIKRAGSDTHEWLGSVFSDFPMYSGDEFARPTAGGGGFGDPLERKTEAVLTDVVDDYVSIKRAALDYGVVIKEIDADLCEYEVDEAETEKLRAHIRENRVAWARIDPEKVAEMYRKGEIDAMDAVRRYAVILDWETGEPLPKTIEQFRESFERRSVAHWT, encoded by the coding sequence ATGAGTGATTCAAAAGCCCTAGATCCCGTCACGTTTGAAGTTCTCAAGAACTCCTTCATCACATCCGTTGACCAGATGGCCGAGCAGATGCTGCGCACCTGTTACTCCTTTGTGATCTACAACCGAGACTTTTCTAACGCGCTGCATGATGCCGAAGGCAATTCGGTTGCGCAGGGCAACGATGACATCGCGGTGCACGTCGGCACGCTGCACTTTACCTGCAAAGACGTTATTCGCGTCTTCAAGGGCGACATGATGCCCGGCGATATCTACGCGATCAACGATCCTTACGCAGGTGGCACGCACTTCAGCGATGTCCGTCTGGTGCGGCCGATCTTTGATGAAGACGAGCTGATCGGGTTTTCGCAGTCAAACGGGCACTGGTCTGATCTGGGTGGCTCTGTGCCCGGTTCGTTTGATGTGACGGCGAAAGACATGTTCCGCGAGGCGGTTCGGATCACACCTGTCCGGCTATTCCGTGCCGGCGATTTTTGTTCCGACGTTGCCAACCTGATCGCAAACAACACACGCGACCCCGCGTCGATTATCGGTGACATCCACAGCCAGGCACAGGCCACGCAGGTGGCCGAACGTGAAATCCTGCGGCTGGTGCGAAAGTACGGGCGCGAGCAGGTCAAGCAGGGCATGAACGAGGTGCAGGACTACGTTGAACGCGCCGTGCGCCAGCGTATTGCGGCGCTGCCCGACGGCACATGGAAATCCGTCGACTACATCGACCGGGACCCGTCAGGTGGCGAGGGGATGATCCCGATCCACATCAAGATGACAATCAAGGGTGATCAGATTCACTACGATTTCGAAGGCAGCCACCCGACGATTGGTTCGATGTACAATTCCGCGCCGGGAGCCACATTCTCGGCTGTCGTCGCGGGGATGAAGACCTTCTTTCCTGACCTGCCGTTGAACTCCGGCTTCTATCGGATGCTCTCTGTCGCTGCGCCGGAAAATTCGGTGGTCAGTGCCCAGTGGCCCACGGCGGTCACCGGCTTCCTGATGCCGTTTGAAAAGATCATGAACTCGGTTTTCGAGATGTGGTCGGAGATCATGCCGGAGCGCGCCATCGCCTGTGCATTCAACCTTGAATACCTGTTGGCGGGGGGCACGGACAAGCGGCGCGAGGAGGACTCTACATTCATGTTCTACGAATGGCTCCCCGGCGGTTGGGGCGGACGGCGCGGTAAGGATGGCAGCGACGTCACCACAGCCTGCTTCGGAACCGGGCTCATGTCTCAGCCCAACGAAGGCAACGAGCGGGTCAACCCGACCCGGACGCTTGAATTTCAGATCAAAAAAGACAGCGCAGGCCCGGGCAAATGGCGCGGAGGGACAGGGGTGCAGAAAACCTCCCTGCTTCTGGAAAGTGAAAAATCCGTCATGTCCTATGTCTGCGACCGCGAACGCGCCGTCGTCTGGGGTGTTGATGGCGGTTTGCCCTCCATGCCGCATGGTCTGACCATCAAACGCGCCGGCTCGGACACGCACGAATGGCTTGGGTCTGTCTTCTCTGACTTCCCGATGTATTCGGGAGATGAGTTTGCGCGCCCGACCGCGGGGGGCGGCGGCTTTGGCGACCCACTTGAACGCAAGACAGAGGCTGTTCTGACGGATGTGGTGGATGACTATGTCTCTATCAAACGAGCCGCGTTGGACTATGGCGTTGTGATCAAAGAGATTGATGCGGACTTGTGTGAATATGAGGTCGATGAGGCCGAGACCGAGAAACTGCGGGCGCATATTCGTGAAAACCGCGTGGCTTGGGCCCGCATTGATCCTGAAAAGGTTGCCGAGATGTATCGCAAAGGCGAGATCGACGCGATGGACGCCGTGAGACGCTATGCGGTGATCCTGGATTGGGAAACCGGCGAGCCGCTGCCCAAGACGATCGAACAGTTCCGCGAGAGTTTCGAGCGGCGCAGCGTGGCGCACTGGACCTAG
- a CDS encoding ABC transporter ATP-binding protein, whose protein sequence is MSKLGVFDVAVRYGKVPALSDVSFTVQEGERLFISGPNGAGKSSLLKAICGAVATTHGRIEVDGDVLNGRSPEAIARLGLTMVPEGREVFGTLTVEENLRVGTGIRKDKAAIETDIDGIYQSFPILGERRHANAGALSGGQQQMLAIGRGLMTNPKLMMVDEPSLGLAPNIVDQVYETLVNLQAERGLTLIIVEQSSARAARVGGRMVLLRGGHVAGDGDAAGFAESDLLKEAYFGQNQSEDAT, encoded by the coding sequence ATGTCAAAGCTGGGTGTTTTCGATGTCGCGGTTCGGTATGGCAAAGTGCCTGCACTGTCGGATGTTTCCTTTACTGTTCAAGAGGGTGAGAGGCTGTTCATCTCCGGGCCGAATGGGGCGGGCAAGTCCTCTCTGCTCAAGGCGATTTGCGGAGCCGTTGCCACGACCCATGGCCGCATTGAGGTGGACGGCGATGTGCTGAATGGCCGCTCGCCCGAAGCGATAGCGCGTTTGGGTCTGACTATGGTTCCGGAAGGCCGCGAGGTTTTCGGAACGCTGACAGTCGAGGAAAACCTGCGTGTGGGCACGGGCATCCGGAAGGACAAGGCGGCGATTGAAACGGATATCGACGGGATCTACCAGAGCTTTCCTATCCTGGGTGAGCGGCGGCATGCCAATGCCGGAGCACTGTCCGGCGGACAGCAACAGATGTTGGCGATCGGGCGCGGTTTGATGACCAATCCCAAACTGATGATGGTGGATGAACCTTCGCTTGGGTTGGCTCCGAATATTGTCGATCAGGTCTATGAAACGCTCGTCAATCTGCAGGCCGAACGCGGCTTGACCCTGATCATCGTTGAACAGAGCTCGGCCCGCGCGGCCCGGGTTGGCGGGCGCATGGTGTTGCTGCGCGGGGGTCATGTTGCCGGCGATGGCGATGCGGCAGGCTTTGCGGAAAGCGATCTGCTTAAGGAAGCCTACTTTGGGCAAAACCAGTCGGAGGATGCGACATGA
- a CDS encoding ABC transporter ATP-binding protein — protein MSLELESISVAFGGFKALDDVTISLKKAEIVGLIGPNGAGKTTCVNIITGFQDPTSGTVMLDGQDINAKAPYDIRRRGLARTFQAGRLFSGLDVLDNLAVTGVGLGHSRRASEDEALRVLSWMGAGHLAELPAAGLPYTDERRVGIARALMFAPDYLLLDEPAAGMSETEADDLAQIIRRIADELNCGVLLIEHNVGLVLSLSNHVYVLDAGKIIEEGDKTEILASQAVREAYLGAEHAPENMEHA, from the coding sequence TTGTCATTGGAACTGGAATCAATCAGCGTTGCGTTTGGTGGCTTCAAGGCTCTGGATGACGTGACGATTTCGCTAAAGAAGGCGGAAATTGTCGGGTTGATCGGCCCCAACGGAGCAGGCAAAACCACCTGCGTCAACATCATCACAGGCTTTCAGGACCCCACGTCAGGCACGGTCATGCTGGATGGGCAGGACATCAACGCCAAAGCGCCCTATGACATTCGCCGCCGGGGTCTTGCGCGCACGTTCCAGGCCGGGCGCTTGTTTTCCGGGCTGGATGTACTGGACAATCTTGCAGTGACCGGGGTGGGCCTTGGCCATTCGCGGCGCGCCTCCGAAGACGAAGCGCTGCGCGTGTTGTCCTGGATGGGGGCCGGGCATCTTGCCGAACTGCCCGCAGCCGGGCTGCCCTATACGGACGAGCGCAGGGTCGGCATTGCGCGTGCGCTGATGTTTGCCCCCGATTACCTGCTGCTGGACGAACCCGCCGCAGGCATGTCCGAAACCGAAGCGGATGATCTGGCACAAATCATCAGGCGGATCGCGGATGAGCTGAACTGCGGTGTCCTGTTGATCGAGCATAACGTCGGGCTTGTCCTGTCATTGTCAAACCACGTCTATGTTCTGGACGCGGGCAAGATCATCGAAGAGGGCGACAAGACCGAGATCCTGGCCAGCCAGGCGGTACGCGAAGCCTATCTGGGCGCAGAGCATGCGCCAGAAAACATGGAGCACGCGTGA